One part of the Thermoanaerobacterium sp. CMT5567-10 genome encodes these proteins:
- a CDS encoding phosphatidate cytidylyltransferase: MLKKRISSAIIGLPLVFIALIAGGWYLRLFLAAVSLMGLNEFYTVFKNINIKPINYIGYIAILFFYVLGYSYNTMDVIILIAIIIFTVPILQRKYNLEDTSITMAGVIYIIFFSYIGKIRDINNGYLLVWLIFIISWLTDTFAYFVGKHVGRNKLCPNISPNKTFEGSIGGIIGSLIGCLIFTYLFKEKLQINIFYIIALSITGSLVAQIGDLFASLIKRNCNTKDFSKIIPGHGGVLDRFDSILFVSPYIYIFFTYVYR, from the coding sequence ATGTTAAAAAAAAGGATATCAAGTGCAATAATTGGCCTTCCTTTGGTTTTTATAGCATTAATAGCAGGTGGATGGTATCTAAGGCTATTTTTAGCAGCAGTAAGCCTTATGGGATTAAACGAATTTTATACTGTTTTCAAAAATATCAATATAAAACCAATAAATTATATAGGGTATATAGCAATTTTATTTTTTTATGTTTTAGGATATTCTTACAATACCATGGATGTTATTATATTAATAGCCATAATCATTTTTACTGTGCCAATATTGCAGAGAAAATATAATTTAGAGGATACTTCAATCACAATGGCAGGTGTTATCTATATAATTTTCTTTTCTTATATAGGAAAAATAAGAGACATTAATAATGGGTATTTGTTGGTATGGCTTATATTTATCATATCATGGTTAACAGATACTTTTGCATATTTTGTAGGAAAACATGTTGGTAGAAATAAATTATGTCCTAATATAAGTCCAAATAAAACTTTCGAAGGTTCTATAGGAGGAATAATAGGTTCCCTAATAGGTTGTCTTATTTTTACATATTTATTTAAAGAAAAATTGCAGATAAATATTTTTTACATAATTGCTTTAAGCATTACCGGAAGCCTAGTAGCTCAGATAGGTGATCTTTTTGCCTCATTGATAAAGCGAAATTGCAATACAAAAGATTTTAGCAAGATTATTCCTGGTCATGGCGGTGTTTTAGATAGATTCGATAGCATTTTATTTGTATCTCCATATATTTATATCTTTTTTACGTATGTCTACAGATGA
- the dxr gene encoding 1-deoxy-D-xylulose-5-phosphate reductoisomerase, whose amino-acid sequence MKNIVILGSTGSIGTQTLDVVRKSNEFRVIGLTCYNNIELMKKQIDEFKPKFVAVKDTTYAKKLKDMIDDSTVILSGEDGINEIASIPDVQTVVVAIEGIAALVPAIKAIEAGHDIALANKECLVTGGHIIKRLVSEKNINILPVDSEHNAIFQCIQSGKKEFVNKLIITASGGPFRGKTVNELKYVTVEEALKHPNWKMGKKITIDSATLMNKGFEVIEAKWLFDIPMNKIEVVVHKESIIHSMVEFIDGSIIAEMATPDMRIPIQYALNFPNRKYIDGVSYLDVTKIGNLSFEKPDINTFRCLRLAYDALKEGGTMTTVLNTADEVAVQLFLKKIISFNDIPYIIEKYMNNHKNIINPELNDIIEVDNEIRAKIKREYMR is encoded by the coding sequence ATGAAAAATATAGTTATATTGGGTTCTACAGGTTCTATTGGAACGCAAACTCTTGATGTAGTAAGAAAGTCAAACGAATTTCGAGTTATTGGATTAACGTGTTATAATAATATTGAACTTATGAAGAAACAAATTGATGAGTTTAAACCGAAATTTGTAGCTGTGAAAGACACGACATATGCAAAAAAATTGAAGGATATGATTGATGACAGTACAGTGATACTTTCTGGTGAAGATGGAATAAATGAGATAGCTTCTATACCAGATGTTCAAACTGTTGTAGTAGCTATTGAAGGCATTGCGGCACTTGTGCCCGCTATAAAAGCAATTGAAGCGGGACATGACATCGCACTTGCAAATAAAGAATGCTTAGTTACGGGTGGACACATAATTAAAAGACTGGTAAGCGAGAAAAATATAAATATACTCCCTGTTGATAGTGAGCATAATGCAATATTTCAATGTATTCAATCTGGTAAAAAAGAGTTCGTAAATAAATTGATTATCACTGCATCTGGAGGACCATTTAGAGGTAAAACGGTGAATGAATTAAAATACGTTACTGTTGAGGAAGCTTTAAAGCACCCTAATTGGAAAATGGGGAAAAAAATTACCATTGACTCTGCTACACTAATGAATAAAGGCTTTGAGGTGATAGAAGCTAAATGGCTTTTTGATATACCAATGAATAAAATAGAAGTTGTTGTACACAAAGAAAGTATAATTCATTCAATGGTGGAATTTATAGATGGTAGTATTATTGCAGAAATGGCAACACCGGATATGAGAATACCAATACAATATGCACTTAATTTTCCAAACAGAAAATATATAGACGGTGTTTCTTATCTTGATGTAACAAAGATTGGAAATTTGTCCTTTGAAAAACCAGATATTAATACATTTAGATGTCTTCGACTGGCATATGACGCATTAAAAGAAGGTGGAACGATGACAACTGTATTAAATACGGCAGATGAAGTAGCAGTTCAATTGTTTTTAAAAAAAATAATTTCTTTTAATGATATTCCTTATATAATAGAAAAATATATGAATAATCATAAAAACATCATTAATCCAGAATTAAATGATATAATAGAAGTAGATAATGAAATAAGGGCAAAAATTAAGCGTGAGTATATGAGGTGA
- the rseP gene encoding RIP metalloprotease RseP: MIFFYVVVSVIVLSILVTIHEFGHFIVAKLSGTKVNEFAVGFGPKIFSKKYGETEYSFRIMLFGGFCALAGEDEISNDKRAVTNKPWYTRLGIFAAGPLMNILLTFIILIMVFYIVGSPVPIVSSTISGYPAEKAGIMPGDKIVMVNNTKINDWDTLQNIINSNNGIKLKLTIERDNVILTKTIVPTYDKNASKPMIGIVPQYKRSLVLAFSTGTKQAIFFSKMIILSLYMLITGKASTNDLMGPVGIVQAIGTEAKSGILNLMAFTALISVNLGLLNLLPFPALDGGRILFVLIEKIRGKPIDPEKEGFVHYIGFILLIALILFATYKDLVRINILK, encoded by the coding sequence GTGATATTTTTTTACGTTGTTGTAAGTGTAATTGTATTGAGTATTTTAGTCACGATCCACGAGTTTGGACATTTTATAGTCGCAAAATTGTCTGGCACAAAAGTTAATGAATTTGCTGTTGGCTTTGGACCAAAGATCTTTTCGAAAAAATATGGTGAAACAGAATATTCATTTAGAATAATGTTATTTGGTGGTTTTTGTGCATTAGCAGGTGAAGATGAAATATCTAATGATAAAAGAGCTGTAACTAATAAACCTTGGTACACAAGGCTAGGAATTTTTGCAGCTGGGCCTTTAATGAATATATTATTGACTTTTATCATTCTGATTATGGTTTTTTACATAGTTGGGAGTCCAGTGCCGATTGTTAGTTCTACCATAAGCGGATATCCCGCAGAAAAAGCCGGAATCATGCCAGGTGATAAAATAGTAATGGTAAACAATACAAAAATAAATGATTGGGATACATTACAGAATATAATTAATTCAAATAATGGAATCAAATTAAAACTCACGATAGAAAGAGATAACGTAATTTTAACTAAGACTATTGTACCTACTTATGATAAAAATGCTTCAAAGCCAATGATAGGAATTGTTCCTCAGTATAAAAGATCTTTAGTTTTAGCTTTTAGTACTGGCACGAAGCAGGCAATCTTTTTTTCTAAAATGATAATTTTATCCTTGTACATGCTTATAACGGGTAAAGCTTCAACAAATGATTTGATGGGTCCAGTTGGCATAGTTCAAGCCATTGGTACAGAGGCAAAGTCTGGTATACTGAACTTAATGGCATTTACTGCGCTTATAAGCGTAAATCTGGGACTATTAAATTTACTGCCGTTTCCCGCGCTAGATGGTGGTAGGATTTTATTTGTGCTGATAGAAAAAATCAGAGGAAAACCTATCGATCCGGAAAAGGAAGGTTTCGTCCACTATATTGGCTTTATATTGTTGATTGCGCTTATACTTTTTGCTACATACAAAGATTTGGTTAGAATAAATATTTTAAAATAA
- the ispG gene encoding flavodoxin-dependent (E)-4-hydroxy-3-methylbut-2-enyl-diphosphate synthase, translating to MRKKTKEVRIGNIYIGGNNPIALQSMTNTDTKDIEKTVNQIRDLQNAGCDIVRVAVLDFEAANAIKGIKREISIPIVADIHFDYRLAIEAIKNGADKIRINPGNIGGEDKLKLVADAAKDSGIPIRVGVNSGSLEKDILNKYGGVTAEGIVESALKSVSLLEKCGFYDIVISLKTSNVPLTIESYKLISEKVNYPLHVGVTEAGTGCYGTIKSSIGIGTLLYMGIGDTIRVSLTGNPLEEVKVGKQILKSLGLSKGGVEIISCPTCGRTKINLIDLAKKVENATASIKEDMKIAVMGCAVNGPGEAKEADIGIAGGAGEGLIFKHGKVLKKVPEDRLFDEFIKELNDILKEKL from the coding sequence ATGAGAAAAAAAACAAAAGAAGTAAGGATCGGAAACATATATATAGGGGGGAACAATCCAATTGCATTACAATCAATGACAAATACAGATACAAAAGATATAGAGAAAACTGTCAATCAAATTAGAGATTTGCAAAATGCTGGTTGTGATATAGTACGTGTAGCAGTGCTTGATTTTGAGGCTGCAAACGCCATTAAGGGGATAAAAAGGGAAATTAGCATTCCTATTGTGGCAGATATTCACTTTGATTATAGGCTTGCAATTGAGGCAATAAAGAATGGAGCAGATAAAATTAGAATAAATCCAGGAAATATTGGTGGTGAAGACAAGTTAAAATTAGTCGCTGATGCTGCCAAAGATAGTGGTATTCCTATAAGAGTAGGAGTAAATTCTGGTTCCTTGGAAAAAGATATTTTAAATAAATATGGTGGCGTAACAGCAGAAGGAATTGTAGAAAGTGCTCTTAAAAGTGTCTCTTTATTAGAAAAGTGTGGCTTTTATGATATAGTGATATCTTTAAAAACCTCAAATGTCCCACTTACAATAGAATCGTATAAACTAATTTCAGAGAAAGTAAATTATCCGCTTCATGTAGGTGTTACAGAAGCTGGAACAGGTTGTTATGGAACAATAAAATCTTCAATTGGCATAGGAACATTGTTGTATATGGGTATTGGAGATACTATCAGAGTTTCATTAACTGGAAATCCGCTTGAAGAGGTAAAAGTAGGTAAGCAAATATTAAAATCATTGGGATTATCAAAAGGCGGAGTAGAAATCATATCGTGTCCAACTTGTGGAAGAACAAAAATCAATTTAATTGATTTGGCAAAAAAGGTTGAAAATGCGACTGCCAGCATTAAAGAAGATATGAAAATTGCTGTAATGGGGTGTGCAGTTAATGGTCCAGGAGAAGCGAAAGAAGCAGATATAGGAATAGCAGGTGGGGCAGGTGAAGGTCTTATTTTTAAACACGGAAAAGTGCTTAAAAAAGTACCAGAAGATAGGCTTTTTGATGAATTTATTAAGGAACTTAACGATATATTGAAGGAGAAATTATAA
- a CDS encoding glycosyltransferase family 2 protein, giving the protein MISVIIPAYNEEKNIKNVLNVLKKINIIDEIIVVNDGSTDDTEKVVSLFEVKLINLRTNLGKGAAIKRGIQAASGDFLVLLDADLIGFTPEHFNKLVEPVLENNCDMTVGIFSSGRKRTDLAQKIAPFLSGQRALKKDLFIEFINDKDIDILKYGIEVALTKYAKEKHLRVRHVQLENMTHIMKEEKLGFIKGFKARLRMYKDILKVWM; this is encoded by the coding sequence ATGATATCTGTAATTATACCTGCGTATAATGAGGAGAAAAATATAAAAAATGTCTTAAACGTACTTAAAAAAATCAATATTATAGATGAAATAATTGTGGTAAATGATGGTTCAACAGACGACACTGAAAAAGTAGTTTCTCTTTTCGAAGTTAAACTTATAAATTTAAGGACAAATTTAGGCAAAGGTGCTGCGATAAAAAGAGGGATCCAAGCTGCTAGTGGGGATTTCTTGGTTTTGCTTGATGCGGATCTTATAGGTTTTACTCCAGAGCACTTTAATAAATTAGTGGAACCTGTTTTAGAAAACAATTGTGACATGACGGTTGGCATATTTTCATCTGGAAGAAAAAGAACAGATTTAGCACAAAAAATAGCGCCTTTTTTGTCTGGACAAAGAGCTTTAAAAAAGGATTTATTTATAGAGTTTATAAATGACAAAGATATAGATATTTTAAAGTATGGAATAGAAGTTGCATTGACAAAATATGCAAAAGAAAAACATTTAAGAGTAAGGCATGTACAGCTAGAAAATATGACACATATTATGAAAGAAGAAAAACTAGGTTTCATTAAAGGTTTTAAAGCTAGATTAAGGATGTACAAAGATATTTTAAAGGTATGGATGTAA
- a CDS encoding PolC-type DNA polymerase III → MLPSFLKEDLGINDIEVSKISLSLKEKKLILYLPFNLEKEITKLENLKSTIKSKIPQLQNIEFKFKGSDVNNISSIMSDHWEDIVKKASEKYPGTLSFMKSCDICIKNNQQILIKASNEVAYNFLKKNKVNIYICEMIKKYYGLNVELILDFDESLNSKVNKKIQKDEEMIVNNIITSPTEDLHEDASNVNNDEKKVLLGKEINSEAIKISEISQEGEDVTIQGEIFALEYREIKSKYLMRFDITDNTSSFSVKAFLSDEKYNATKDRLSVGSCVRVRGTVIYDKYERDLIINAKDIEIAEKIMRMDNSPEKRVELHVHTQMSSMDGVSSAESLIRRASEWGHKAIAITDHAVLQAYPEAQSAAKKYGVKVIYGLEGYLVNDGVPIVSGNVSGTIDDSFVVFDIETTGLSSINDNIIEIGAVKIKNCQIVDTFETFVNPQIHISRFITKLTGITDDMVDGYPPIKEVLPKFLEFIKGSTLVAHNANFDVTFIKTKAKNIGIEVDNPVLDTLELSRHMYENLKNYKLDTVAQYLGVSLENHHRAVDDARATAEIFLKSIAKLKENGVYKVNEINSYLKNKVDIKKMPTYHVIILVKNQKGLRNLYELVSKSNLDYFHRNPRIPKSLLTQMREGLLIGSACEQGEVFRGLISNFDDDKLQEIIRYYDYLEIQPLGNNEFLIDKGEVKNKEELIKINKRIYELGKRFKKPVVATCDVHFLEPWDNVYRKILMYGKGFKDADRQPPLYFRTTEEMLSEFNYFDEKIAKEIVIDNPNKIVELIEDVKPIPDGTFPPSIEGAEEELRKLTLNKAHEIYGEKLPEIVEKRLDKELNSIINNGYAVMYIIAQKLVTKSLNDGYLVGSRGSVGSSFVATMSGITEVNPLPPHYICPKCKYSEFILDGSYGSGVDMPDKNCPNCGTKMKKDGHDIPFEVFLGFEGDKEPDIDLNFSGDYQPIAHKYTEEIFGTGHVFRAGTIGTLADKTAYGFVKKYFEEKNLLVHNAEIKRLVMGCTGAKRTTGQHPGGVMVVPKDRDIYDFTPIQHPADAQDSDIITTHFDYHSISGRLLKLDILGHDDPTVIRMLEDLTGVNAREIPLDDKETMSLFTSVDALNIKPEDINCTVGTLGLPEFGTRFVRQMLVDTKPTTFAELVRISGLSHGTDVWLNNAQDIIKEGKATLKEVISTRDDIMLFLISKGMDKKLSFKIMESVRKGKGIKDEEIEEMKKHDVPDWFIQSCKKIKYMFPKAHAVAYVIMAFRIAYFKVHYPEAFYATYFTVRADEFNIDIMNSIEKIKENIRLIESKGNNATAKEKGLLTILEVGLEMYLRGLKFTDVDLYKSDAIKFLITKDGILPPLNSLEGIGKQAAKIIAEERKNGKFLSIEDLRNRTRISKTVIEILKQHGCLQDIPESNQLSLF, encoded by the coding sequence ATGCTGCCTTCTTTTTTAAAAGAAGATCTCGGTATAAACGATATAGAAGTAAGTAAAATAAGCCTTTCCTTGAAAGAAAAAAAGCTTATATTATATTTACCTTTTAATTTAGAAAAAGAAATAACGAAATTAGAAAATTTAAAATCCACTATTAAATCAAAAATTCCTCAGTTACAAAATATAGAATTTAAATTTAAAGGTTCAGATGTCAATAATATTTCTTCGATTATGAGTGATCATTGGGAGGATATTGTAAAAAAGGCAAGTGAAAAATACCCTGGAACATTGAGTTTTATGAAGTCTTGCGATATCTGTATAAAAAATAATCAACAGATCTTAATAAAAGCATCAAATGAAGTGGCTTATAATTTTTTAAAGAAAAATAAAGTCAATATATATATTTGTGAAATGATAAAAAAATATTATGGATTAAATGTTGAACTTATTTTGGATTTTGATGAGTCATTAAATAGTAAGGTTAATAAAAAAATACAAAAAGATGAAGAAATGATTGTAAATAATATAATTACATCTCCAACTGAAGATTTGCACGAGGATGCAAGCAATGTCAATAATGATGAAAAAAAAGTATTACTTGGCAAAGAGATAAATTCAGAAGCAATAAAAATATCTGAAATATCTCAAGAAGGCGAAGATGTAACAATACAAGGAGAAATATTTGCATTAGAATATCGCGAAATTAAGTCTAAATATTTGATGAGATTTGATATAACAGATAACACGTCATCATTTTCAGTTAAAGCATTTTTAAGTGATGAAAAGTATAATGCAACTAAAGACAGATTAAGTGTAGGAAGCTGTGTTAGGGTACGTGGAACTGTCATATACGACAAATACGAAAGAGATTTAATTATAAATGCAAAGGATATTGAAATTGCTGAAAAAATAATGAGAATGGACAACTCACCAGAAAAAAGAGTAGAATTGCATGTACACACGCAAATGAGCAGTATGGACGGTGTAAGTTCTGCTGAGTCTTTGATTAGAAGAGCATCTGAATGGGGGCACAAGGCTATAGCGATAACGGATCATGCAGTATTACAAGCTTATCCTGAAGCTCAGAGTGCTGCCAAAAAATATGGTGTCAAAGTCATCTACGGTTTAGAGGGCTATCTTGTCAATGATGGTGTTCCAATCGTCAGTGGAAATGTATCTGGAACTATTGATGACAGCTTTGTTGTATTTGATATTGAAACAACTGGTTTATCAAGTATCAATGATAATATTATCGAGATTGGTGCTGTTAAGATAAAGAATTGCCAAATAGTAGATACTTTTGAAACTTTTGTAAATCCTCAAATTCATATATCAAGATTTATAACAAAATTAACTGGAATAACTGATGATATGGTTGATGGATATCCACCAATCAAAGAAGTTTTACCTAAATTTTTAGAATTTATAAAAGGTTCCACTCTCGTTGCTCATAATGCAAATTTTGATGTGACGTTTATAAAAACAAAAGCTAAAAATATTGGAATTGAAGTAGACAATCCTGTTTTAGATACTTTAGAATTAAGCAGACATATGTATGAAAATTTAAAAAATTACAAACTTGACACAGTAGCACAGTATCTTGGAGTTTCACTTGAAAATCATCATAGAGCTGTAGATGATGCTAGAGCAACTGCTGAAATTTTTCTTAAAAGTATTGCTAAACTAAAGGAAAATGGAGTATATAAAGTAAATGAAATAAATAGTTATTTAAAGAATAAAGTTGACATTAAAAAAATGCCTACATATCACGTAATAATACTTGTAAAAAATCAGAAAGGATTAAGAAATTTATATGAATTAGTATCAAAATCTAATTTAGACTATTTCCACAGGAATCCAAGAATTCCCAAAAGTCTGTTGACACAAATGAGAGAAGGATTGTTAATTGGTTCTGCTTGTGAACAAGGGGAAGTTTTTAGAGGATTGATATCAAATTTTGATGACGACAAATTGCAAGAAATAATTAGGTATTACGATTATCTTGAGATACAACCTCTAGGCAATAATGAATTTTTAATCGATAAAGGTGAAGTAAAAAACAAAGAAGAACTGATAAAAATAAATAAACGCATTTATGAACTTGGAAAGCGCTTTAAAAAGCCTGTTGTTGCAACATGTGATGTCCATTTTTTAGAACCATGGGATAACGTGTATAGAAAAATACTTATGTACGGAAAAGGGTTTAAAGATGCTGATAGACAACCTCCATTGTATTTTAGAACAACAGAAGAAATGTTAAGCGAGTTTAACTACTTTGATGAAAAAATTGCTAAAGAAATAGTTATTGACAATCCTAATAAAATAGTAGAATTGATAGAAGATGTTAAACCAATTCCTGATGGTACTTTTCCTCCGTCAATAGAAGGTGCAGAAGAAGAATTAAGAAAGCTGACACTTAATAAAGCACATGAAATATATGGTGAAAAGTTGCCAGAAATAGTGGAAAAGAGGTTAGACAAGGAATTAAACTCTATCATAAATAATGGCTATGCTGTGATGTATATTATTGCACAAAAATTAGTTACAAAATCTTTAAATGATGGTTACTTAGTTGGTTCGAGGGGCTCTGTTGGTTCGTCATTTGTGGCAACTATGAGTGGAATAACCGAAGTTAACCCATTGCCACCGCATTACATATGCCCTAAATGTAAATATTCCGAATTCATTTTAGATGGAAGCTATGGTTCCGGTGTGGACATGCCTGATAAAAATTGTCCAAATTGTGGTACAAAGATGAAAAAGGATGGCCATGATATACCATTTGAAGTATTTCTCGGTTTTGAAGGTGATAAGGAACCTGATATAGATCTCAATTTTTCTGGTGATTATCAACCAATAGCTCATAAATATACCGAAGAAATCTTTGGCACAGGACACGTATTTAGAGCAGGTACTATTGGTACATTAGCCGATAAAACTGCTTACGGATTTGTAAAAAAGTATTTTGAAGAAAAAAACTTATTAGTTCACAATGCAGAGATTAAAAGATTAGTTATGGGTTGCACTGGTGCAAAAAGAACAACCGGCCAACATCCTGGAGGTGTCATGGTAGTACCTAAAGACAGGGATATTTATGATTTTACACCAATACAGCATCCTGCGGATGCACAAGATTCTGATATAATAACAACCCATTTTGATTATCATTCTATAAGCGGAAGATTGTTAAAACTCGACATATTAGGTCATGATGATCCGACGGTAATTAGAATGTTGGAGGACTTGACAGGCGTTAATGCAAGAGAAATACCATTAGATGATAAAGAAACGATGAGTTTATTTACAAGTGTTGACGCGCTTAATATTAAGCCAGAAGATATAAATTGCACAGTTGGCACTTTGGGTCTGCCTGAATTTGGTACCAGATTTGTAAGGCAAATGCTTGTAGATACTAAACCTACAACATTTGCTGAGCTTGTCAGAATTAGTGGTCTTTCACATGGCACTGACGTATGGCTAAATAATGCACAGGACATTATAAAAGAAGGTAAGGCAACCCTTAAAGAAGTAATCTCTACGAGAGATGACATAATGTTGTTTCTTATCAGCAAAGGAATGGATAAAAAATTGTCATTTAAAATAATGGAAAGCGTTCGAAAAGGAAAAGGCATAAAAGATGAAGAAATTGAAGAGATGAAAAAACATGATGTTCCAGATTGGTTTATTCAATCTTGTAAAAAAATTAAATATATGTTTCCTAAAGCACATGCTGTTGCATATGTAATTATGGCGTTTAGAATTGCTTATTTTAAAGTACATTATCCAGAGGCGTTTTATGCAACATATTTTACTGTCAGAGCGGATGAGTTTAACATAGACATAATGAATTCTATAGAAAAGATAAAAGAGAACATAAGATTGATTGAATCAAAAGGTAATAATGCTACAGCTAAAGAAAAAGGACTATTGACAATACTAGAAGTTGGATTAGAAATGTATTTAAGAGGTCTAAAATTTACTGATGTAGATTTGTATAAATCTGATGCAATTAAATTTCTTATTACTAAAGATGGTATATTACCTCCATTGAATTCTTTAGAGGGAATTGGGAAACAGGCTGCAAAAATAATAGCAGAAGAAAGAAAAAATGGTAAATTCCTGTCTATAGAAGATTTAAGAAACAGAACCAGAATCAGCAAGACGGTAATAGAGATTTTAAAACAGCACGGATGTTTGCAAGATATTCCTGAGTCAAATCAATTAAGTTTATTTTAA
- the rimP gene encoding ribosome maturation factor RimP yields the protein MSKIEELTRNLVAPAIEKNNFELVDVEYKKEGNNWYLRVYIDKDGGVSLDDCQIISEYLSEKLDEVDPIENSYILEVSSPGIDRPLKTQRDFDKFKGSLVEVSLYQPIDKKKKYEGELVGLINDKVVITDNGERREFDIKDISLVKPVIKF from the coding sequence TTGTCGAAAATTGAAGAGCTGACAAGAAATCTTGTTGCTCCTGCTATAGAGAAAAACAATTTTGAATTGGTTGATGTTGAATACAAAAAGGAAGGTAACAATTGGTATTTAAGAGTTTATATAGATAAGGATGGGGGAGTTAGTTTAGACGACTGTCAAATAATTAGTGAGTATCTTAGTGAAAAGCTTGATGAAGTGGATCCAATAGAAAATAGCTACATACTTGAAGTATCATCACCTGGTATAGATAGACCATTAAAGACCCAGAGAGATTTTGATAAATTTAAAGGCAGTTTAGTTGAAGTTTCATTATATCAGCCAATAGATAAAAAGAAAAAGTATGAAGGGGAGCTTGTGGGATTAATTAATGACAAAGTAGTAATAACAGATAATGGTGAAAGAAGAGAGTTTGATATTAAAGATATAAGTTTAGTTAAGCCTGTAATTAAATTTTGA
- the nusA gene encoding transcription termination factor NusA, translating into MNSEFIEALDQICKDKGIPKDTMFEAIEAALVSAYKKNYGTAQNVKVKMDRETGDVKVYAQKTVVENVYNDLLEISLEDAQKLSKKYQVGDVVDIEVTPKSFGRIAAQNAKQVVVQRIREAERGIVYEDFLSKESEIVTGIVERIERKNVLVDLGKAEATLTPNEQIPNETYNHGDRIKVYIVEVKKTTKGPQILISRSHPGLVKRLFEMEVPELQQGIVEIRSISREPGSRTKMAVYTKDENVDPVGSCVGYKGARVQAVVNELKGEKIDIVKWSSKPQEFVTNALSPAKVLSIDIDEKEKIARVVVPDYQLSLAIGKEGQNVRLAAKLTGWKIDITSESASKS; encoded by the coding sequence ATGAATAGTGAATTTATTGAGGCACTTGATCAAATTTGTAAAGATAAAGGTATCCCTAAAGACACGATGTTTGAAGCAATCGAAGCTGCTTTAGTTTCAGCATATAAAAAAAATTATGGAACTGCTCAGAATGTAAAAGTAAAAATGGACAGAGAAACTGGCGATGTTAAAGTTTATGCACAAAAAACTGTTGTTGAGAATGTTTATAATGATTTACTCGAAATAAGTTTAGAAGATGCTCAAAAGTTAAGTAAAAAATATCAAGTTGGTGATGTCGTTGATATCGAAGTTACACCAAAATCTTTTGGCAGAATAGCAGCTCAAAATGCGAAACAAGTTGTTGTTCAGAGAATAAGAGAAGCAGAACGTGGCATAGTATATGAAGATTTCTTGAGTAAAGAATCAGAGATTGTAACTGGAATAGTAGAAAGAATTGAAAGAAAAAACGTACTGGTGGATTTAGGGAAAGCCGAAGCGACATTGACACCGAATGAACAGATACCAAATGAGACTTATAATCATGGAGACAGAATAAAAGTTTATATAGTCGAAGTAAAAAAGACAACAAAAGGGCCACAAATACTGATTTCTCGTTCACATCCTGGCCTTGTAAAAAGACTTTTTGAAATGGAAGTGCCAGAATTACAGCAAGGAATTGTGGAAATACGCAGTATATCAAGAGAACCAGGTTCAAGAACCAAAATGGCTGTATACACGAAAGATGAGAATGTAGATCCAGTGGGTTCTTGTGTTGGATATAAAGGTGCTAGGGTACAAGCGGTTGTAAATGAGTTGAAAGGTGAAAAAATAGATATTGTAAAGTGGAGCTCAAAACCACAAGAATTTGTGACTAATGCTTTGAGTCCGGCAAAAGTTTTAAGTATAGATATTGATGAAAAAGAAAAAATAGCCAGAGTTGTTGTTCCCGATTATCAGCTTTCTCTTGCGATTGGCAAAGAGGGACAGAATGTAAGACTGGCTGCTAAATTAACAGGATGGAAAATTGATATAACAAGTGAATCTGCGTCCAAATCTTAA
- the rnpM gene encoding RNase P modulator RnpM yields the protein MKAKKIPMRMCLGCQEMKPKKELLRIVKKAHSNDIQVDLTGKMSGRGCYICKNIDCLEKALKSKKIERALETSLTEDIIEQMRKEVSNE from the coding sequence ATGAAGGCAAAAAAAATTCCTATGCGAATGTGCCTTGGTTGTCAAGAGATGAAACCAAAAAAAGAACTATTGAGAATAGTCAAAAAAGCTCATAGCAATGATATCCAAGTTGATCTTACAGGAAAGATGTCAGGAAGAGGTTGCTATATATGTAAAAACATTGATTGTCTTGAAAAGGCTTTAAAGTCAAAAAAAATAGAAAGAGCATTAGAAACTTCGCTGACTGAAGATATTATTGAGCAAATGAGAAAAGAGGTTTCAAATGAATAA